A single Lactuca sativa cultivar Salinas chromosome 8, Lsat_Salinas_v11, whole genome shotgun sequence DNA region contains:
- the LOC111893590 gene encoding formin-like protein 13 encodes MALFRNKMMPDGIVDVFERIYVFDSCFRTETWEQEEYKRYMRRIITQFKEINPEFSPMIMNLREGNTINKIHQVLADDYLTIMDYPRDYEGCPVLTIKVIRHFLKSSESWLSFRQHNIVLMHSELGGWPVLSFMLAALLLDRKHFTSESRALEMVLKQAPSQKLPLMTGLDPTASQLRYLQYVSKRNADEQWPPPDKALKLACVIIRMIPDFDGKGGCCPVFRIYGRDPLLQIDKTSKLLFSTPRRSKNVQSYNQAQIELVKIDINCDIQGDVVLECINLNDDLLKETIMYRAMFNTAFLRSNTLMLNRDEVDISWDKKDQFPKDFKAEVLFFMLLLLLFSEMVPEASKIPVDLSCFEEGGVPVEAFGNVHEMFSSVDLHVPPPPPPRGGGGGPQTPKPPAPPPPLHKSGPSPPPAPPSPKANPAPPPLPPPPCGGGGGLQTPKPSKPPAPPPPLHKSGPSPPPAPPPPKANPAPPPPLPTPVNRIKQADAGPQTPPPPPGSKGGGVTAPSPPPPINKPCVLSMTSAVKTQPAKKLKPPEIDMSELETLLLASNPNSDKASKTKSKASNEPKKVQLIEHSRAYYCESMLSKVKTPLPALMEHVLNLDELAMDVDQVDKLIKFCPTKEEMELLKGYKGEPEMLGKCEQFFLELMKVPRWGAKLVVFSYMIKFREEVLELRESINIVYLSVEQLISSVKLRRVMQTILSLGNALNQGTKRGAAVGFRLDSLLKLNETRAKSNKMTLMHYLCKVLVDKLPELLDFSKELGSLEPASKIRIKIMAEEMHTISKGLEKVVQEKKLCKKDGVSKKFRKSLKKFLASAEPEVKSLETPLFSKLGKSVDALIIYFGEDPKECRYEKVVDTLLKFVRMFNQAHAENCKQIEAKNVAEKKAAQKAAEQEILKADEKKSQKYKIIRKWSQNQ; translated from the exons TCTTTGACTCCTGTTTCAGAACGGAAACCTGGGAACAAGAAGAATACAAACGCTACATGAGGAGAATCATAACTCAATTCAAAGAAATTAACCCTGAATTTTCACCTATGATTATGAATTTACGAGAAGGAAATACAATAAACAAGATCCACCAAGTTTTAGCAGACGACTATCTTACTATAATGGACTACCCTCGGGACTATGAAGGTTGCCCTGTGCTCACAATAAAAGTGATCCGCCATTTTCTAAAATCAAGTGAAAGCTGGCTCTCATTTAGACAACATAACATTGTGCTAATGCACAGTGAGCTTGGTGGTTGGCCTGTGTTGTCTTTCATGTTGGCTGCTCTTTTACTTGACAGAAAACATTTCACTTCTGAAAGTAGGGCTCTTGAGATGGTTCTCAAACAGGCCCCATCTCAGAAGTTACCCCTGATGACCGGATTGGATCCTACTGCTTCTCAGTTGAGGTACTTACAGTATGTGTCAAAGAGGAATGCTGATGAACAATGGCCTCCACCAGATAAAGCACTTAAATTAGCTTGTGTGATAATCAGAATGATTCCTGATTTTGATGGAAAAGGAGGTTGTTGCCCTGTATTTAGAATTTATGGACGAGATCCGTTGTTACAAATTGATAAAACCTCTAAACTTTTATTCTCAACCCCAAGGAGGAGTAAGAATGTCCAGTCTTACAATCAG GCACAAATTGAGCTCGTTAAAATTGATATTAATTGCGATATTCAAGGCGACGTTGTGCTGGAGTGTATTAACTTAAATGATGATCTGCTGAAAGAGACGATTATGTATCGTGCCATGTTCAACACTGCATTCCTCAGATCGAATACATTGATGCTGAATCGTGATGAAGTCGATATATCTTGGGATAAAAAGGATCAATTTCCTAAGGACTTCAAAGCTGAGGTACTTTTCTTCATGTTACTCCTA CTTCTTTTCTCCGAAATGGTCCCTGAAGCTTCTAAGATCCCAGTAGATTTGTCTTGTTTTGAAGAAGGGGGGGTCCCGGTAGAAGCATTTGGTAATGTTCACGAAATGTTTAGCAGTGTGGATTTGCAtgttcctccaccacctcctcctcgtggtggtggaggaggaccACAAACACCAAAACCACCAGCGCCGCCACCACCACTACATAAATCAGGTCCTTCACCTCCACCAGCACCACCCTCACCCAAAGCAAACCCAGCAccgccaccactaccaccacctccttgtggtggtggaggaggactACAAACACCTAAACCATCAAAACCACCagcgccaccaccaccactacataAATCAGGTCCTTCACCACCACCAGCACCACCCCCACCCAAAGCAAACCCAGCACCGCCACCACCACTGCCTACTCCAGTTAATAGAATCAAACAAGCCGATGCAGgtccacaaactccaccaccacctccaggTTCAAAAGGAGGCGGTGTAACTGCTCCATCTCCACCACCTCCTATAAATAAACCGTGTGTTTTATCAATGACATCTGCGGTAAAAACTCAACCAGCAAAAAAGCTGAAGCCACCGGAGATTGATATGTCAGAACTTGAAACACTCTTGTTAGCATCAAATCCGAATTCTGACAAGGCATCAAAAACAAAATCCAAAGCATCTAATGAACCCAAAAAAGTACAACTG ATTGAGCATAGCCGGGCATATTACTGTGAAAGCATGCTTTCAAAGGTGAAGACACCATTGCCTGCATTGATG GAACATGTCCTTAATTTGGATGAATTAGCAATGGATGTTGATCAGGTGGATAAGCTTATAAAGTTCTGTCCTACAAAGGAGGAGATGGAACTACTTAAG GGCTATAAAGGAGAACCTGAGATGTTGGGCAAATGTGAACAG TTCTTCTTAGAGCTAATGAAAGTTCCACGTTGGGGAGCGAAACTCGTAGTTTTTtcatatatgataaaatttagAGAGGAG GTTTTAGAACTTAGGGAAAGCATAAACATTGTATATTTATCAGTAGAACAG CTTATTAGTTCTGTAAAGTTGAGGAGAGTCATGCAGACAATTCTTTCTCTTGGGAATGCTTTGAACCAGGGAACTAAAAGAG GTGCTGCGGTTGGGTTCAGATTGGACAGCCTATTAAAACTTAATGAAACACGTGCCAAGAGCAATAAAATGACTCTCATGCATTATCTTTGTAAG GTGCTTGTAGACAAACTACCTGAACTCCTAGACTTTTCCAAGGAACTTGGCAGCTTGGAGCCTGCATCAAAG ATACGGATAAAAATCATGGCAGAAGAGATGCACACGATTTCAAAAGGATTAGAGAAAGTAGTCCAAGAAAAGAAATTGTGTAAAAAAGatggtgtgtctaaaaaatttcgGAAG TCTCTGAAAAAGTTTCTTGCTTCTGCGGAACCTGAAGTGAAGTCCCTGGAGACCCCACTTTTCTCAAAGTTG GGTAAAAGTGTGGATGCGTTAATTATTTACTTTGGAGAAGACCCTAAAGAATGCCGGTATGAAAAAG TTGTTGACACTTTGCTTAAGTTTGTGAGAATGTTTAATCAAGCCCATGCTGAAAACTGCAAGCAAATAGAGGCGAAGAATGTTGCAGAAAAGAAGGCGGCACAGAAAGCAGCCGAACAAGAAATATTAAAGGCAGatgaaaaaaaaagtcaaaagtaCAAAATCATTCGAAAATGGAGTCAGAATCAATAA